One Acidobacteriota bacterium genomic window, CCTCGCCGGCGTTGTAGGCCGCCAGGGCGAGTCGCAGGTCGCCGGAGAAGCGCTCCAAGAGCCAGCCGAGGTAGCGTGAGCCGGCCTCGAGATTGCGGCTCGGCTCGAACAGCTGATCCGGTCGCAGGCCGAAACGCCGGCCGGTCGCCGGCATGAGCTGCATCAACCCCCGGGCGCCCTTGTGAGAGACGGCGCGGGCATCGAAGGCGGACTCGGCCCGCACCACCGCCGCCACCAGCTCCGGATCGAGCTCGTGGCGCTGGGCGGCGGCATAGATCTCCTCACCGTAGGGCGTCGCCGGCACCGGCGCATCCTGCGAGAAGGTCCAGTCCGGCTCCGCCGGCGGCGCCGGTTCGGGCTCCTCCGGCAAGATCACGACCTCGTCGTCGACCACCCGGTCGACCCGTTCGAGGGGCACCGTCATACTGCCGCCGCCGACCAGCTCGACGTGCAGCCGGTTGCCGTGGGCCTCGAAGGCGGCCACCTTGAGGTAG contains:
- a CDS encoding lytic transglycosylase domain-containing protein, which produces MKRFGWIVGLGLLVALPLSGELVVFTDGGYLKVAAFEAHGNRLHVELVGGGSMTVPLERVDRVVDDEVVILPEEPEPAPPAEPDWTFSQDAPVPATPYGEEIYAAAQRHELDPELVAAVVRAESAFDARAVSHKGARGLMQLMPATGRRFGLRPDQLFEPSRNLEAGSRYLGWLLERFSGDLRLALAAYNAGEGTVDRYGGVPPYRETRNYIRRIYRFLGLSSEG